The genomic window AACGGAAAAAAACTCTCTGGAATCCTATCAGAATACGACGCGGCTCCGAACGGTGAAAAGGCGGTCATCATAGGCATCGGCGTCAATGCCAACCACTCCCCCGCGGATTTTCCACAAGAATTGCTGCCATTCGCCACCTCCCTCAAGATCGAAACCGGCCAGGCCATCGACCGCCTGGCCCTGGCCGCCGTCCTCCTTGGCCACCTGGACCGGGAGTACCACGCCTATCTGAAAGACGGGATCCCGGCGATCCTGAAAAAATGGATGCAACACTCGGACATGTTCGGTGAAAAAATCACCGTCACAAAGGCCGGGTCGGTGATTCACGGGACCGCGACCAAGCTGGATGACAACGGCAGACTACTGATCCGCACGGCAAACGGAGAGGAATTGGCTCTCGATTCCGGGGAAGTCAGTCTCGGATCAAACTCACCGAAAGCATGAGTATTAAATCGAAAGTGGAGGAATTTTCTAAAAAGACCCAAACACCCCAATGCTGAAATGCACATCGGGTCCAGATCGGTAGCGGTCGGTTCCCAGCGGCCAGAGATGATATTCCTGGGCACGCAAAAGCGGGTACTCGTAGGACGTTTGATCCAGGGACCGGGTTTCTTTGCCCTCCACTTTTCCCACCAGGGTGATTTTCCGTCCCTTGGAAAAAATCTGCTCGTCCAGAACTTCCTGAGTCCGCACTAAAAAACGCCCGCCCACCTGGTCGTGCATTTCAGGCTCGAGACGATACCCCAGGGGTCTTTGCAAAATTTCCGCCCAGCCCCCGGAGGGGTCATTGCCCACCCGAATGATGGTTCCGCCAAATAAAACCGATTTTCCGGCATACCGCTCGGTGTTGCGCTGCAAATCCCCGAATAAAACATTCTGATCAGACTCATCGATGAGCGATTGCGAAAGAACCGGAGCGCATCCTGAAAAAAATACCAGAAACAACAGCAACAGATTTTGGCTAAATTGTGCCTTCATGAGAAAAGTCACCAAAAAAATGGATGCCGGTGATGGTGATGATTGTAAAAAGGATGGTAAAAGGGGTAATAGTAGGAAGGATAATAGGGATCATAATAGTAAGGATATTGGTTGTAAAGCTCCGCCAGACGCAGTTCCTCGGCCTCGATCACCGGAAAACGGTATTCCCGGTCGCCGATTTTTCCCATCTGACTGCCAACCACCCTTCCGGCTCCTATGATTTGCCGCCCCTTGAAATAAATTTCGGATTCCAGGTAACCGGGCCGGAGGAAAATAAAACGCCCCAGGGTTGAATCTTTGCCGCTCACATTGCCCGTGGAATCGATTTCTTTTTGCACCACCTCGATCTCACTTTTATCCGGGAAATTACGGGTCTCGACAATATCCCCTCCCAGCATCACCTTTTTCCCGACATAATTGTCCGGCGATTCAAACAGGCCGGAGGCGCTGACCAGAGGGTCCAGAGACTCACGCATGCCCTGGGATATGGGATGAGCGCAACCGAGCAAAGTTAGCAGTATACAACCAGAAACGACTCTAAAAAAAATCCCATTCATCACAATACCTGAGGTTCAACGACCGGATATAATATATAAAAATATACACATTTTTGAGGTTTTCTGCAAAAGTAATTTGGTAAAAAATACCGAATTATTTAATAAAAGAATGGGTTCTTGTTCCTCCTTTCCATTAACGCTAAAATGATTTTTTAAATGAAGTTCCCTGTTTTTTCTCCGGATAATGAGCCCGACTCAAAATTACTACAAAATTCTCGGCGTTGAAAAAAATGCTTCCTTTGCGGAAATCAAGAAACGCTACCGCGAGCTGGCCAAAAAGCATCACCCCGACGTCAACAACGGCAGTAAGAAGGCGGAAAACAACTTCAAGATCATCTCCACCGCTTACGACACTCTCAGCAACAAAAAAAAGCGCAAGGAATACGACCAGACCTACGGGCGGAAAACACAAACCAGAAGGCCATCGGGCGGCGGCTGGTCCGGTCAGGAATCCGATTTTGACTTCAGGGGAAGACGGCGGACCCAACAGCAGGACGATTTCCGCCAGACCCCGCCTGAGGAAGAACAAAGATTTGATCCTGAATTTCCGACCAGAGGCTTCGATCTGCAATTCATGGTCGATCTTCCTCTCAAAACAGTCGCTTTGGGAGGAACGATTCCCTACAGCTATGAAAAGCATGTCAAATGCCTGGACTGTGACGGGACCGGAAGCGACGATGCCGGGCCCTGCCCTGTCTGCAAAGGAAAGCGGCTGGTGGTCCAACCCGCCGCGATAGACGTAAAAATTCCGCCAGGCGTCGCGGACCGCTACACACTCAGAGTCGACAACGAAGGCGGCGAAGGTAAAAACGGCGGTCCGCCGGGGGATCTCTTGTTGCAGATTTGCATGGAACCGCACCCGCGGTTCAAACGGGTGCGGGACGACATCTATGCGGAAATCCCAATCTCTCCTGAATTGGCCGAGAAAGGCGGTCCTCTGGAAATCGAAACTCTGGATTCGGTTCAAACCATTGAGGTGGAGGATGGAACGTTGACAGGAGAGGAATTCCGAATCAAAGGTCAGGGCGCGGCGATTCTTTGGGGGAAGAAACGCGGGGATTTCGTTGTCAAATTCAAAATCACGGAGGAATGAATATTCGCCGGCGGTGATTTAGCCTTTCGCCTTGCGGGCTCGCACTTCCGCCGCATGCGCCTTGGCCCTTGCCAGCATGGCGGCTTTTTCTGCGGCGGATCGATTCTTTTTGGGTGTGGGCCCTGGAACTCCGCCGCCAGACGGGGCTTTGGCCGCCGCAGGTTTGGGAGCCGCTGACTCGGCGGATGCTTTGGCCGCTTCCGGCTCGGCAGTTTCCGCCGGAACTGAAGCCGCTTTGGCTTCGGCTGGATCGGGTTCCTTTCCAACAGGTGCAGGTGGCGCCTCTCCGTCCTTACGCACCAGGCGCATGGAGGACCAGACCTCCTGCGTCGGATAGGGAGTATCGATCCCTATTTTGCCATCGAAGCGAATTATCTTTTCATCCGAACATTCGGTGATCCAGGTGTTGCTGGCTCCACCCGCTTCAAAAATGGGATCGAGGGGAAACAGCGTCCCGTTTTTGTCCATGCATTCCTTGGTCTTGTCGAAAATCGTAAGAGCTTCGGCCTTGCTGGGAATACGCCAGTTGTCATACCCTGCAAACTTTTCTTTATTATTTTTGTCGACATATTCCCGGTGGTCCATCCAGGTGTAAAACCGGTGTTCGTCGAGCCAGGCGTCGGATTTTTTCCACATCAACCCGCTATTGGGGTCGGTGACAGTGCCATCGCCATTGTCGACCAAGGGTTTTGCGGGAGGTTTCTCTTTGGCTTTAGGTTTTGCGGCCGCTTTTGGCTTGGGCTTGGGCTTTTCACCGGCAGGTTTGGCGGGCGCCGCTTCCTCTTTTTTTTCAGGCGAGGCTTGCGTGTCTTCCATAAATCAATTCACTTCTTCAAAAAAATTTACTGCGTGGGTTTCGTTTGCACCGGGGTCCAGCTACAGCCTTCCAGGACCTGATTTAAATCTTTTCCGGATTGAGTCAGCTTGTTTAAAATTTCTCCAAGTTCGGTTGCGGAAAACGCATCCAAATGGACCATAAAACTTTCGCGGTAACTTGCCGCGTTATTTTTAATCCAATTCAAAATATTTTCTTCGCCTTTACTCTGCCCTTCCGCTTCCGACTGCTTGCGTCCTAAAAGATTAGTCTGTGAAACTCGAATTATTTCACATATCAAATCATCTTTAATTTGGCTCATTAGTGTCTCTCAATTCCTATTCTAATGGCTTTCACCATTGTGAGGAAAAAGGTGGTTAATCTATAACTATTTTTTAAGCTTGTCAAACCGATATTTGGCCGGCAAGTTTTAATCAATAAAAACAGCTAGTTATATGAAAATATCCTGCACAGAAAATACCCTCTCCATATACTAATATTTTATACCAGAGAAAAATTGGATGAAAGGAAATAATGAAGCCCAGGCTCGCGGCACGGTCCTTTTCGAATCAAACTTTTGTCCCGGTTCGAGGGTCCAGCGCATCGCGCAATCCATCGCCCAGAATATTGAAAGCAAGAATCGTTAAAAAAATGGCTATTGAAGGAAACAATATCAGGTGGGGATAAAATTTCACTGCCGTCCAGCCGTCATTGGCCAAAGTCCCCCAACTGCTGAAAGGCGGTGTGATTCCAAGTCCGATAAAACTGAGGGTCGATTCGGCAAGAATGGCAACGGGAATGCGGAAGCTCAAAGTAACAACCAACAAACCAATCATATTGGGAAGAATTTCCCTGGCGACGATCCGCAAATGACTGGCCCCCAAAGCGCGGGACGCTTCCACATAGGCCAGTTCCTTGATCCTCAGGACTTCCCCGCGCACCAGCCGGGCCACCGTCACCCAGCTCACCAGGGTCAGGGCGATGAAGATCCCGGTCACCCCCCGGCCCATCACCACCGTGATCAGAATGATCATCAAAAGGTCCGGCAACGCAAAGACCACATCGACGAAACGCATCATCACGTTGTCCGTGCGATTGCCGATGTATCCGGAGACTGCGCCGTAAATCGTTCCGATGACGATCGCCAGCAAGGTGGTGACCACACCGATGAAAAGCGAGACCCGCGCGCCGTAAATCATCCGCGACAGCAGATCCCGGCCCAGACGGTCGGTCCCCAGCCAGTTGGCCGCATTGGGCGAAGCCAGCGTGTTCAACGTGTCCTGAGTCTCATACGAAAACGGAGCCACCCACGGCGCGAAAATTGCGGCCAATGAGAGAACTAACAGGAACAGCGCGCTGAGTTGAGAAGATAAAGAAAAATTTTTCATGCGGGGATGATTGGTTTTTTATCCATTCTCAAGTTATTTCCCCAGAGAAACTCTGGGATCGAGCCAGACATAAAGCATATCGACGACGATGTTCGCCAGAATGATCAGCACCGCATACACCAGCGTCACTCCCATAATCAGCGGATAATCGCGGTTGGTCACGGCGGTGATGAAAAAACTGCCCATGCCGGGAATCGAAAAAATGAATTCGATCACAAACGATCCGGTCACCAGCCCGGCAACCAGCGGCCCCATGACGGAAACGATAGGAAAAATGGAATTTTTGAGCGCGTGTTTTAAAAGCACGACCGGTTCCGACAAACCTTTCGCTCGGGCGGTGCGAATGTAATCGGAAGTCAACACGTCGAGCACCGTGGAGCGCGTCAAGCGGGCGATGTATCCGGCGAATCCGGCGCCCAACGCGAAGGCGGGCATCAGCACATGGCGCGGCCCTTCCCACAGCGCCGGGGGCAGCCAATGAAGCTTGTGTGAAAGTCCCCAGACCAGCACCGTCCCCAGGACAAAGCTGGGTACGGAAATCCCCAGGGTCGCCAGAAAAACAACCGTCCGGTCCACCGCCGAATTTCGCCAATACGCGGAAATGATCCCCGCCGGAATGCCGAAGCCGATGATGACCCCCACCGCGCACAACCCCAGCGTCAATGAAACAGGAAACGTTTCCGCGATGATGGCGGACACATCGCGGCCCAGGTATTTGAAAGAAGGTCCCAGATCGCCCTGCAATATCTGTTTCATATAAAGCAGGTATTGCGTGACCAGCGGTTTGTCCAGATGGTATTTGGCTTCGATATTGGCGATGATTTCCGGTGGGAGTTTTTTCTCGCTGTCAAACGGCCCGCCGGGAACCAGGTGCATGATGCCGAAGGTCAAGGTCGCCACCGTGATCAATACCGGAATGCCGTGCAGTAAGCGTTTGAAAAAATAGCCAATCATTTCGACATCCTACCATAATCGAAAAGTTTCCGGGCAATGGCGCGTGAGGGGTTGCTCCGCCTTTCCGGCGTAAGATATAATGCTCGTTTCCATTTAAGATTCCATCTCCCCACTAATCTTTTAAAATCCCGGTACTGAAGCTCCATGGCCTTTTATTCACTTAAAGAATTCATCGACCGCCTTGAGCAGGAAGATGAGCTGGTAAGAATCAGCGAACCGGTTTCTCCCATTCTGGAGATTTCCGAGATCACCGACCGGGTGTCCAAAATGCCCGGTGGCGGCAGGGCGCTGTTGTTCGAAAACGTCGAAGGCTCCGCCATGCCGGTGCTGATCAACGCCTTCGGCAGCACCCGCCGGATGAACCTGGCTTTGGGCGTCGACGACATCGAAGACATCGCCCAGGAAATCGACCGCTACCTGAAGATCGCCCCACCGGCGACGCTCATCGACAAGGTCAAACTTCTTCCGCTTTTGTTGAACGCGGCAAATTTTCCGCCAAAAATGGTGGGCAAAAGCAAGGCCCCCTGCCAGGAAGTGGTCCATCTCGGTGACGCCGTCGATCTTTACACGATCCCGGTCCTGCAATGCTGGCCTGCCGATGCCGGACGCTTCATCACCTTTCCCATCGTCGTCAACCGCAGTGCCGACGATAAATTGAGAAATGTCGGTCTCTACCGCATGCAGATCTACGACAAAAAAACCACCGCCATGCACTGGCACATTCATAAAGACGGAGCGCATTTTTTTCACGAGTTCCGCCGCCAGAACAAGAAAATGGAAGTGGCCGTCGCCATCGGCGCCGACCCGGCGGTGTGCTATTCCGCCTCCGCTCCCCTGCCCTACGGCATCGACGAATTTCTGCTGGCGGGCTTCATCCGCAAGTCAGCGGTGCCGCTGGTCAAATGCAAAACGGTCGATCTGGAAGTCCCGGCCACAGCGGAAATCGTTCTGGAAGGATACATCGATCCTCAGGAGATGCGCCTGGAAGGCCCCTTTGGCGATCACACCGGATATTATTCCCAGGACGGGGACTATCCGGTGTTCCATGTGACGGCCGTCACCCATCGCAAAAACCCCGTCTACCTGACCACCATCGTCGGCATCCCGCCGCAGGAGGATTTTTATCTCGGCAAGGCCACCGAGCGCATCTTTCTGCCGCTCATGCGCACACAACTGCCGGAAATCGTCGACATGGACATGCCGTTAGAAGGCGTGTTTCACAACTCCGTCATCATCTCCATCGACAAACGCTATCCCATGCAGGCCCGGCGCATGATGAGCGCCCTGTGGGGCCTGGGGCAGATGAGCTTCGTCAAAACCATTCTGGTGGTGGACGCGAATGTCGATGTCCACGACACGGAAGCTGTTTTACAGGTTCTTTTCGACCGGGTGGATTTTAAGCGCGACCTGTTTTTCTCCGAAGGCATTCTCGACGTTTTGAACCACGCTTCAGATCAAGCTTTGTATGGCTCCAAACTGGGAATCGACGTCACCACCAAAATAGATGGCGAACCCGGCTTTGAAGAAGATTTAACTTCCAGCCGCTCTCCAGAAACCCTGCCTCACCCGAGGGCGGTGGTGGAGAGGTTTAAAGAAGTCAAAGATTGCAGAATCCTGGACCGTAAAGTCCGGCATCCGGTGATGTTCGTGGCGTTCAAAAAAGCCCGCGCCCACCAGGCAAGTCAGTTCATTTCCGAGTTTTTCAAGAATCCGGGATTCGCTTCGATCTCCATCCTCATCGTGCTGGAGGAGCATGTCGATCTACAGAATTATTCTGCCGTCATGTGGAAATTTTTCAATAACCTCGACCCCAAACGGGATTTCCACTTTGTAGGCGACCATCTGGGAATCGACGTGACCCGTAAATTCCCCGAGGAAGGTTACCGACAAAACTGGCCGGACGAAATCGTCATGTCGCAGGAGATCAAGGAGCAGGTTGACGGGAAGTGGGAAAAACTATTTGGCCTATTGACGTAGAAAATATTTGTCATGAATTTTTTAAAAATAGTTTTATCGGCATTAACCCTTTCTTTTTTAGGCGCTTGTGCAGGAAATTTATCTATAGGAGCACGCTATCATAATCAAGGAGACTATGAAAAAGCGATCGAATATTTTAGCAAGGCATTATCAGATAAAAGTAATTCATACGAGTATCCGCCTCATGTTATTTACAACATCCGAGGAATTTCCTACTTCAAAAATAGCCAGTATGACCAAGCCATCGCGGATTACAGCAAAGCCATTTCTCTGAAACCGGATTATGCAGAAGCACATCATAATCGCGGCTTAGCTTATGAATATCAACAAGAGTATGATCAGGCACTTTCTAATTTCGACGAAGCCATAAATTTAAATCCAGAATTTTCCCATGCTTATGTTAGTCGCGGCTCTCTTTTTGAAACATTGGGTCGAAACGATCAAGCAATCGCTGAATATGATAGAGCAATTGCTCTTGACCCAAACAATGTGACCGCTTATATCTCTCGAGGGCAATTTTATTGGAACATTAAACAATATGACTTGGCCCTAAAAAATTTTGACTCCGCTATCGCCCGAAACCCCCTTGGTTATTCACCCTA from Nitrospinaceae bacterium includes these protein-coding regions:
- the dnaJ_1 gene encoding chaperone protein DnaJ, with amino-acid sequence MSPTQNYYKILGVEKNASFAEIKKRYRELAKKHHPDVNNGSKKAENNFKIISTAYDTLSNKKKRKEYDQTYGRKTQTRRPSGGGWSGQESDFDFRGRRRTQQQDDFRQTPPEEEQRFDPEFPTRGFDLQFMVDLPLKTVALGGTIPYSYEKHVKCLDCDGTGSDDAGPCPVCKGKRLVVQPAAIDVKIPPGVADRYTLRVDNEGGEGKNGGPPGDLLLQICMEPHPRFKRVRDDIYAEIPISPELAEKGGPLEIETLDSVQTIEVEDGTLTGEEFRIKGQGAAILWGKKRGDFVVKFKITEE
- the oppC gene encoding oligopeptide transport system permease protein OppC, which codes for MKNFSLSSQLSALFLLVLSLAAIFAPWVAPFSYETQDTLNTLASPNAANWLGTDRLGRDLLSRMIYGARVSLFIGVVTTLLAIVIGTIYGAVSGYIGNRTDNVMMRFVDVVFALPDLLMIILITVVMGRGVTGIFIALTLVSWVTVARLVRGEVLRIKELAYVEASRALGASHLRIVAREILPNMIGLLVVTLSFRIPVAILAESTLSFIGLGITPPFSSWGTLANDGWTAVKFYPHLILFPSIAIFLTILAFNILGDGLRDALDPRTGTKV
- the oppB gene encoding oligopeptide transport system permease protein OppB; the encoded protein is MIGYFFKRLLHGIPVLITVATLTFGIMHLVPGGPFDSEKKLPPEIIANIEAKYHLDKPLVTQYLLYMKQILQGDLGPSFKYLGRDVSAIIAETFPVSLTLGLCAVGVIIGFGIPAGIISAYWRNSAVDRTVVFLATLGISVPSFVLGTVLVWGLSHKLHWLPPALWEGPRHVLMPAFALGAGFAGYIARLTRSTVLDVLTSDYIRTARAKGLSEPVVLLKHALKNSIFPIVSVMGPLVAGLVTGSFVIEFIFSIPGMGSFFITAVTNRDYPLIMGVTLVYAVLIILANIVVDMLYVWLDPRVSLGK